The window AACACGCATAAACTCCTTCATATCGATCTCATAGGCATCCCTCTCACCGATAATCCTGCCTGTGGGGTGTGCAATAACATGAACATAGGGGTTTTTCATGGCACTGACGAGCCTCATCGTAAGCTGTTTGGCCGATTGTCTGAACCCCGAGTGTATGGATGCAACCACAAGATCGAGTTGCTTCAGTACCTCGTCGGGAAGGTCAAGGGTTCCGTCACTCCTTATATCCACCTCGACACCCGTAAAGACCCTGAACCCCCTGAGTTTTTTATTCAGGGCATCAATCTCACGTTTCTGCTCAAGCACTTCCTCCGGAGTAAGACCACCTGCTATACCAAGCCCCTTTGAGTGGTCTGTTATGGCTATATATTGATATCCCAGCTCCCTGGCAGCAGTAACGAGTTCTTCAATCCCATGACTGCCGTCACTCCATTTACTGTGAACATGAAGGTCGCCCCTTATATCCTCAAGGGTTACAAGCCGTGGAAGCCTTCCCGCAACCGCGGCCTCTATCTCCCCAAAATCCTCTCTCAACTCCGGCGGTATATAGGGGAGACCGATGAGCCTGTAAACATCCTCTTCCTTCTCTCCCCCCATCTTTTTGCCGTCTGCCTCCCTGAAGACACCATACTCGTTTATCTTCAGTCCCCTCTTTACTGCCAACTCCCTGATACGGATATTATGGGCCTTGCTCCCTGTAAAATACTGAAGTGCAGCACCAAAAGAGCCCTCTTCCACAACCCTGAGATCAACCTGCAGCCCCTCTCCGAGAACAACACTCGATTTTGTAGGCCCCTTCAGGAGGACCTCCTGCACACCCGGCAGGCGTACAAAGGCATTCATCACACCCTGTGGTTCTGATGAGGTTGCCAGGATATCAATATCCTTTATGGTCTCCTTCCAGCGTCTGAGACTCCCGGCAACATGGAGTTTCCCTATACCTGAAACCCCTTTCAGTTTTTCAATTATATCCTCTGCAACGGGGAGCACCTTGCCAAGGGGTTGTCTCTCCCTGCCCCTCTTCAGCATCTCTATGCCGCGAAGTATATTCTCTTCCGTCTTCTTCCTGATACCCGGCAGACCCTGTAGTCTGCCCTCCCTCGCAAGGCCCTCAAGCTCGTCCACATCCTTGACGTTAAGTTCCTTAAAGAGTAATCTGGCAGTCCTGGGTCCCACCCCGGGAACAGACATAATCCCGGTAAGCCCCGGCGGGACCTCCTGCCTGAGACTCTCAAGCGCCTCCATACGTCCATGGCTGAGGTATTCCCTTATCTTGCCGGCCAGGTCCTTTCCAATGCCGGGAATGGCTGTCAGTTCATCCTCGCTCAGTTTCGCGATATCGCGGCTCAGGGATTCTATGTTCTGCGCAGCCCTCCTGTATGCCCTTATCCTGAACGGGTTTTCCCCCTTCAGTTCAAGCAGGTCGGCTATCTCGGAAAATGCCCTTGCGATCTCCTGGTTCTTCATCTTTTTATAATATGCATTGGAAATTATAAAACACAGAGGCACAGAGACACTGAGTTAAAAAATATTCCTGAAGAAAGATTAAATTCCCTGTATTTCTCTGTGTCTCCCCGAATGCTTTCGGGGTGGTTAAATTCAGGTCTTTGTACTCATTTCCGGCCGAGTAATTCTTTTAATTCAACAGCATTCTTTGGCGCATAACCAAAGGCATCATTATTGAAATACATATACACATCAAGGCCTTGCCTTAAAAACCCCTTTATCCTCGCTGCATCCCTCCGGAGTTCCTCGAGGGAATAACAACTGTTATACCTCCCGCCGTGTCCATGCCTCCTGATATAAACAAAATCCGCAGTTGCTGGAAGTTCGGTGATAAACCCGGGCCAGTCAGCCATACAGAATGCGTGCCCCTCGTCCCTGAGAAGCGCTGTCACTTCAGGGACGATCCAGCCCGGATGCCGGAACTCAAAGGCATGCCTCACCCTGTATTTTCTCAGCATAAAGAGAAAGTCCCTGAGCCTGTCGCAGTCAAGGCCAAAGCCCGGGGGGAACTGCCAGAGCACTACAGAGAGCTTGTCCCTGAGGTCAACAGCAACATCAAAAAACCTTTCAACTGCCTCTTCAGGCTCCTTGAGCCTCTTGACATGGGTGATATACCTGCTGCCCTTGATGGAAAAAGAAAACCCCTCAGGGCTCTTTTTATACCACCCGGCAAATGATTCCCGTTTGGGCAGCCTGTAGAAGGTGACATTCAGCTCCACTGTATCAAATACACCGGTATAGTACTGAAACCACTGTTTTTTGGGAAGGCCTTCAGGATAAAAGACCCCCCTCCAGTGGTCATACATAAACCCGCTGCAACCGATCTTCACCTTCGCCATATTAGCATTGTATCACAAAGGCACGGGATTGAAAACAACCAATCCTCCACTCCTCCCCTTGACACAAAGCCCCCTCTAACCTTACTATTTACTATCAATAAAACATAACGGGGCGTAGCGCAGCCTGGTAGCGCACACGGTTCGGGACCGTGCGGTCGCTGGTTCGAATCCAGTCGCCCCGACCATTTTTTCCCCGGCAGCCTTCGGGTGGTTGCCTGGCCCAGAGGGCTCCTGAACTCATGCACATATTGGTAAGCAACGATGATGGCTATCTGAGCCGGGGTATCCAACTGCTCGCAGAGGTCGCAGGGCAATTTGGTGACGTAACAGTTGTGGCCCCTGACCGGCAGCAGAGTGCCGCCAGTCACGCCCTTAGTTTGCATCGACCGCTACGTGCCTGGCAAGAGAAACCCCGCGTCTGGGCGGTGGATGGTACGCCTACCGACTGCGTGAATCTCGCCTTGAACGGGCTTCTGGATTCCTCCGTGGATCTTGTGGTTTCCGGTATCAACCATGGTGCCAATCTTGGCGATGATGTTACCTATTCCGGTACGGTTGCGGCGGCGATGGAAGGTTGCCTGCTCGGTGTTCCTGCCCTGGCCTTCAGC is drawn from Nitrospirota bacterium and contains these coding sequences:
- the polX gene encoding DNA polymerase/3'-5' exonuclease PolX, which produces MKNQEIARAFSEIADLLELKGENPFRIRAYRRAAQNIESLSRDIAKLSEDELTAIPGIGKDLAGKIREYLSHGRMEALESLRQEVPPGLTGIMSVPGVGPRTARLLFKELNVKDVDELEGLAREGRLQGLPGIRKKTEENILRGIEMLKRGRERQPLGKVLPVAEDIIEKLKGVSGIGKLHVAGSLRRWKETIKDIDILATSSEPQGVMNAFVRLPGVQEVLLKGPTKSSVVLGEGLQVDLRVVEEGSFGAALQYFTGSKAHNIRIRELAVKRGLKINEYGVFREADGKKMGGEKEEDVYRLIGLPYIPPELREDFGEIEAAVAGRLPRLVTLEDIRGDLHVHSKWSDGSHGIEELVTAARELGYQYIAITDHSKGLGIAGGLTPEEVLEQKREIDALNKKLRGFRVFTGVEVDIRSDGTLDLPDEVLKQLDLVVASIHSGFRQSAKQLTMRLVSAMKNPYVHVIAHPTGRIIGERDAYEIDMKEFMRVAKETSTALEINAYPMRLDLSDRHAREAKSLGIPIVINTDTHILTQFKYMRYGVAMARRGWLEPGDIINTLNLKDIERFIKQGVSVKKP
- a CDS encoding DUF72 domain-containing protein; amino-acid sequence: MAKVKIGCSGFMYDHWRGVFYPEGLPKKQWFQYYTGVFDTVELNVTFYRLPKRESFAGWYKKSPEGFSFSIKGSRYITHVKRLKEPEEAVERFFDVAVDLRDKLSVVLWQFPPGFGLDCDRLRDFLFMLRKYRVRHAFEFRHPGWIVPEVTALLRDEGHAFCMADWPGFITELPATADFVYIRRHGHGGRYNSCYSLEELRRDAARIKGFLRQGLDVYMYFNNDAFGYAPKNAVELKELLGRK
- the surE gene encoding 5'/3'-nucleotidase SurE → MHILVSNDDGYLSRGIQLLAEVAGQFGDVTVVAPDRQQSAASHALSLHRPLRAWQEKPRVWAVDGTPTDCVNLALNGLLDSSVDLVVSGINHGANLGDDVTYSGTVAAAMEGCLLGVPALAFS